cgcaagcaacgggcacacccggagcgacggaccgcattcggaccccacgccggtataatctgaggaagcggtcacctttgtgatttcgcgccggacggcggacttctccgcaaccgaaggccctcagattactgtctagcctcagtataggttagcttctttacggccttttctcgtaaagaagttgaccccgccgtgtctgctgccagtgtttttttttttcaagtgttcatgtgtattttgtttctttttctaatATTGAGTGTTAtctgtgttttgtgtttttttttgccagatcttgagtgtcattttgctctgtttttactttttttctcgcgttcgtttcgtctaccgcgaagggagctgtgtgtgaccttgagtgtcggtgcttgccgggagagagagagagacgaaggacgctttgcgcctacgctcgcgcagctgtcggcggtgtgtgtgcgtgcgtgcttccgtgcgtgtgtaagtgcgtgacgcttcagtgcgagcccgcgaagagtgcgtgaTGGCTTCCCCCATCAATGAGgacgctggaggtgctggggggtcattgacccactgacgtcagaccgtctggcggtgctctgctctcggccgtcgccGGAGAAGCCACGCTGCCttttcccaccatggctcctgcgcgaggccagctgaaagcagctatatgctgccggccaacgccagggcgcctcgcagccacttgtggttcggcctccctgaccactggagaggcccggcttcgtGCAACGTCCCAGCTccatcatcgagccagaaatgcggggcctccgaagcacagccgacgcagcgttcgtcggactcgctgcTTATCAAAACCcgcaacgagccatcagtgagcctcctcccgtacctctgacctcgcactcgggcatcgcacccagcggacactgttaCGCCcttttccgcccctccgcgcagtggacgctattcccgcttcagcaccacgaacactaatCCCACTTTTCTGTGCTCCCTTTCGCAACTGTTTTATAGTgttatgtgtttattttgttatttatgtttatgtttctcctttgtaatcatttttttagcagcagtagcagggctggactgaggttagctgtcgctcatagcagtgtcattttaactgcatgggtgacgcccggctgccttttgcagaccggtaaagggcaaatttaggagggagggatgtgggaattgaggctggcccgctgcctttgcgcgggctttcccgccttttctgccattctcatgtcccgacatgtctgccctcctttgtcgtcagccgcgctgggaagggcggagtgacgtttaactccctcacccggtagcggatgttgactgtggcgccgcgcgcggggagcctcccgagaggttttcgcgcgctgcgtcgggagcggtgagtacagtccgggacttcaaacggtcagccacgcattcttttccgtccgtcgagtcccgtcgctcggggctcgtcggacttcgctgacggcgcctcgcgcccgatgcgaacgctcaccttttgttgccccgctgcgtactcacggccgaagggcagtacggtgtcctagtgcgtggcctagctacgccgacccgtctccctccgaagccaacgcgagcgcctttgccctcgctcgagcaaccgggccctttgccccggtgtctccgtggatcacctttaccgcggagacgtgctcgtggcaccctgtgtagtactttgtgcccgtggcgtggataagcctacttgctttcccgccgcgcctttttgcaacgggctgtactgcgtttggtgttgccacaataaagtgttgcgacttgagcagtatcgtgtttcccgccacggcgacggttaacgcgtgccctgcggctcgctaagaccggacccacgctggtggccgtactccttcgggatacgtgtacaccacaatatatatatatagccgatcACGCACCCTGCAAATTCGTCTGGCTCTTTGCGGCGAAGTGCGTCATCTTTGGCTTGTCGCATGCTCTGGACGTGTTAGATTGGTGCAGCCACTGTATATTCTCCTGCAGCAAAAGAAAATGGTCCCATAAGCTGCCGCTTTCCTTGCTACTGCGTTCTGAGGGCTGATATAGCCCCCTTTTTTGTACTTAAAATGTATAACTTTATTTTGAACATTACTCATGAATACAAATAATGTAGACGCAAAGCCCGAGCCAGGTGAGTTGATATACATTAGAGGATAAAAAAAGTGATGACGATTTCCGTATCATTATTTCGACTTTCCTGCAGAACGTCGAAGGTGAGCGAAGTTGGGGGACATTTTCACTTTCGTTGTGCCTGTTCCATGGACGGCAGTACTTCGGTAGTTGTTCATGTCGGGTAGCGGTTCTCTTGAAGGTTCGCTTTATGCCCTTCTTCAGTGTGCCAAGGTGTACAGATGGGTTCACCGTTAAAGGGAGCACTTGTGTGCAAGGCATGTCCCGGTATTGCTCTCTTGCACAAGCACAGTGGCTTAGATTAGCATAATACAACTGATGATTGACAGTTACGACTCTTTTTAACAGAATAATGTCTTGTACCAAGAATGTTCTCACGTCAACTTGCCGCTGGGGCGGGCACTATGAAGGGTGCTCACTCGAGTGTTCTCTTTAACAGTGAACTGTACTGTACAAGCTGTGGATGCCGAGAGTGCATGCATAGCTGGAACTGCGTGGCACAGCTAGTGTTTCTTGAATCCCCACTTGACCATGGGCCCCAGCATTGGGTACTTGCTGTACTTTCCGGACGAGAAGTACTGCCGTATGTTGGGCAGCTCCTCGAAGCGCTTCAGGTACGCGACCAGTATGGGGAAACCTTGGAACACGCTGGCGTTCAGCTCGTAGTTCCAGTCGAGCGCCTCGTACGCCAGGAAGTCGACGTACGTGAGCCGGTCTCCCAGCACCCACAGTTTCCCCTGCAGCAGTTCGTCCCAGGGTCTCAGCACGTTCTCCATGTTCTCCTCGTACTTGCGACGAGACTCGGGGTAGGTTGGCGAAAGCACGGCCATCACCAGGTTCCAGGCGAGGTCGCGCGCCTGCTGTTCGAGCATGTCCAGCTCTTGGGTCTCTTTCTCGTTCCTGCGGGAGAACTTGTACATTAGTGAAGTACAGTGTCACGTGCGAGGCTTGAAATATGAAGCACACGAATACTTCGTGCACCGAGCTTCCATGACAATAAGCCTCAGAGTAGCGCGTCCATACACGGTCGATTGTTTCAACGCTAGAGCAAAGATTCCCGTGTCCGAACTGACAATCCGAATGGCCAAAATTTTTACAGTTGAATGTTTATCGAACTTTTCGGATTTATCCAAATGCACGGAGCCCTAAGTGCAGTAGTAGAGCAAGGAGGTGGGAAATGGAAGTGACTGAGAGAGGGGCAGAATAACATGCGCAGGAGAGAGACGAAAAAAAGATGTAAATAAAGAGAAATTGAGAAAAATAAAGGCAAAGATAGAACGCGGGAGAACGACTACACGGGGAGAAAtatgaataaatgaaaataaacagAGACCGAAAAATAAAAGATCAGGCATATCTATGCATAGGGTGGGAAAGGGACAGGTGGGAAGGTAAAAGCCTAGCCAACCCAGGACCAGCTAAGGGCCCACCAGCTCTGCAGTGCCCACATTAAGGActgtgaagtttagtgtactgtaaagtaagaaataatgacccaTTCGATAAAGTGCTTCTTATGTtgcatgtcttatgctttctactgtcaatccctGTTATTTGTGCCTTCAGCGACTCGGTACGAGCTGCACTTCTTTTGTGCTCGTTTCTGTGCGTCTTACCTTCCCGCGAGGTCATGCTTTCTGGCCAGGTAACGGATGATGGCCATGCTCTGCGTCATCTTCACGTCACCGTCTATGTAGTAAGGCAGGTTGGGGAATTGGAGTCCCAGCGTGAACTTCTCCTTGAGCCACTCTTCACGGTCGTAGTCGGGCGCGGCGCCGAACTTGTAACGCTTGTCGTCGAACTGCACGCCCTTGTAGACGAGCAGGTTGCGGATCGGCTGGCCAAGCCCGCGCAGGTCCCAGTATCCGTAAGTTGGCGCCATTGCACTGTTTACCAATGCTGAAGAAAGTAGAATTAGAGAACATTGTTAGTTaaaaaatcagagcatatccacggagtgaatgatgatgggtggggcgaagcgtctgtccgtccgtccgtgtgtccatccgtctatgcgtccgtctgtccgtctatgcgaccagatggacggatggacagaggcaCGGATGAAGCGATGGAagcttggacggacagacggaaggacggactcacgcacggacggacgcattgaagtacggatggatgggtggatgtaCGGGCGAacgaacggacgtatggacacaaggatggacggacggaagattcgccccactcatcatctttcactccgtaaatatgctgtgaaaaccactaatgccATCTAGTTATATCATTcccaaggatggatggatggatagatatggctgtgccctttagatcgggcggtggctagtaacttataaactagaagtggctacatactactactactattactactactactactacagcagAGAAGGGAACGACCcatggcctaaggagcttcgcccctaaaacaaataTAATAAGCGAAAGAATAAAACacgccaggtctgcgcggaaggcacagcacagtcacagcgaaagctagaagggcggcctttcagagtcttttctaaacactcatcgggtaactgctgcaagtacacttgctgggtacctacTATGGTATTAATAATGATTTCTGGGTAGTAGATCagcattcgctgtgctatttttgttattcttctgagaagcgttgtatacgccaaacacttgcaaggaatttcatgccaatcgttcatgcagtagcttacgacgatgaggaatttcgcctggagtgggtatgcgccacagctaataggtgatcaaaaaGAAGCTTTTGCAATCGGTTGGAACGTCTAGTTGGGGAGAGAAGGGGAGTACTGAAATGAATAAaacaaaatacagaaaaaaacaacagacaGACGCACATAACAGTTGCTGACAGTCAAGGAGCGTCTGCATGCCTGACGTAGGGGATCAGCAGTTATGCTTCttgactgctgacctgcaggtcgcaggatggGATCGTGGCCGTGGTGACCGTATTTTAGATCGAGGAAAAATGCTTGAGGCTGCAGGTGTAGGTAAGTTTAGGTGAACGTTAAACAGCCCCAGGTGGCGGAGATTCCAGGAGCCTCCACTataggcgtctttcataatcacataaTGTTTCTGGGGTTTAGAGCCCCAACAATTTTCGTTATACGACCGTATGTGTTACGTTCACGGAATTTGTGGCGTCGTGCGCGTGAGCATATACTGAGGTTCCGGTCACGCGTTCCATGATATTTTCCGCATATCTTTGTCTCCGTGATGGGTTTTTTATCTATGCTGTGAAGACTGTTGATTCTATTGATAAAAACTCTGTTTATTCTAATGTTTTCTCACTTTACAGTTGATGCGTGGTACACGCCATATGCAACAACTGATTGATGACCATCGCCATCGTAACAGTTGCGCAAGCCAATTTTCAATGTGTGGGTACCATTTTCAAGTGGTTAAAGGTTCACCATACAGACCTTAAACTAACTCGTTTTACTAGACATGTGAACGACAGCGTGAATGTGAACTTAATTTTAATTTGTGCCGCAGGGCGAAGGACTCGCAACAACCTACGAGTTACCGCAAGTGATTCATTGCAAACATCTTCCTTGCAAACATCACCCACTAAACACTGAGCAATGATCAGTTAAGCCTTCATGGCCCAACGAGACGTTTTCTGAGGTAAGTGGACGTCGCAGCCGCATATTCACGTGTGTTGGAGCCTCGTGCAACGTCATCCATTTACTCAGAATGCGTAGACAGTCTAGAACTTGTAAGCTCTTCCGCCAATGCTAAGCTGAATCGCTGCTATAGTGACAACTAGATTCGGCCAAAGCCATCGATCAAAAGTTTTCTCCTGTCTTAGAAAGCTCACATCGGACTTGTATGCACCGTATGATGCATAGGTGTATTCACACATGCTTTCTTTTTGTTACTCTTGTGACAACCAATCGGTGCAAGCCGCACTGGAACCCTTTCGATTTATTGAGAGTGCCTGATCAGACTTGGCGCTCGACACAAGAAGCCTATAGTTTATTGTGGAATCTTTGAAAGTGACAGACTTTCACAGATGAGCAGAGTCAACCCTTCGACTTCAATCTCTTCGCTCTCACGTACAGCGAGTATTAACACACTTTAGAGCTTTATCCTTCACGTGGGCACACGCTAGCCTATTAAAGAGTTTTCATCTTTGTCAGCTTGTGTTAGGCGTATAATTCGCCGTCATAACCACATTACGGTATTCAATGCGACGTTGCCATTCTACTGCCTCAGTGGGCAACTTCCTCGTTTGTCTGGTCCATTCGGCACGCGGAGCAGACGAATGCCACTTCTTCTCCACAGTCACGTACACGCTACAACGACGGCCTTGCCGATGGTCTTTTATCTGACCCAAACGCCCCGTCTCGGGTCAGCGAAGCGTACGAACAGTACATGCCAATGGTATACAGCAGGCAGCACGCGACATGCGTATACGCAACATTCACAGCATGTACTACGTCTACGTACCATTGAATACAATCTCACACGACATAATCTCGGTGGGATGGGGTATAGGGACACGAGCACTCAACAATGGGCCGAGTGAATACCACAGGGCGACAGATGTAACCGGTATGCGGGAAAGACATCCCCGGGAACTCGAAGGCCATCCTCGGCAATTCTGTATATACTTTAATTATCTGCATACTGGTTTCCCGTAACGTGTACCTTGTTAGATGGCAGCAGAGCGAGGTTAGTTGTAGAGCGGCAATCACGGTACACGGTCGTTATGGTGGTTTTCCTTCCACGAAAGAATGGTCGGCCTTGGGGCAACGGGACAAATCAGGAGTGTCGCACTGGCCATTGAGGAACGCAAACGTTATTATTTACGACGCAAAGCGTCCGCTAATGTTTGACAGCCACGGGCATTTGTGAATAGCTTTTAGGCACAAGGTCGTTCAGACGAGCGTCTGTAGGAAGATTACCATGATAGAGAATCGTAATCTGCTGCAGGGCCGGTCGCTTGCAAACACAAACCTTCGACCTTGCGCCTTTGTTTACCACCGTATTCAAGTTATTGCCGCGCCCTTTTATGACGAACCGATCCTCGCTCGCGACGAGAAACCTTTCATTATTCCGCAGCGAGGTTTTATGTGCCTTTGCAGTGGGTCTTTTATCATACCACCTGCCTTCGAGCAAAGAATGCTCGTGTACCGCGGCAAATTGATGGAGCCATTTCGCGGACAATGTTTGACCAGTTGCGCACACCTTCTTCCCAAACGTATACTGTGACGACGTGCCGCAGCCTATATGAAGAATCAATGACTAGCTTCTATTAGCTTCTGTGCAAGTATACTGGCAATACGAGCCTCCATGCCATGCTCCATAGAAAGCGTGTTCCTGAAAGTTGGCATccgtgaatgccggtgaattcacggacgacgagagaaaaaaaaaaagaagggaatcGTGTCATCCCAGAATTTAACCCAATAATCCTGTCCGTTAACGGGTAGCCTGACAGGACTGTATGAGTTTGTGGACATCTACACGAGCTGAATTGGTTGGCGAATTTAGATATGAAATCGAAATAGCAAAAgcaggctttctttttttttacaactcaGAGCAAGATACAAACCCGACAGTGAAATGTGCTACCTCCCACTATTTATTTGATAGTATAGCTTATGCAAAATGAGTCATAACAGAGTCACAAGAATTCCCGCAAGCTAGGCGTTGTAACAACTCATGGTTATTCTCACATCCTTTGATGGTTCATGGTCCAATAACCTTCGCTTGCCGTCGCAAATCTGCCACTGACGCTACGCTGTATACCACATGTCTCTCTGCTAACATGTGTACAGCTCGCCCAACAATGGTAAGTACTTCGAGGAAGATAAGACTGCCTTTTATAACAACCAGTTTGTAGTCTTGAAAGTATAAGTTGCAGATTCACGTGGTATAGCAGATGTTTATTGTTCTCTTCTCCAGTGCAAAATTAAAACAATTATCTCGTCTTACGCGATCATATTGTGATATGATAATTATGCATAGTGTAGAAGGTCTACAAAGTAATTTCCGCTACCTGGGCATCTTTAATGCGCGCTTGAACCTAAGTGCAAGCGCATGTTTCGacatttcgcccccccccccccccgaaaatgCGATCGGCCGGAAATTGTAGCCGCCCTCTCAGGCTTACCAGCACCTCGTTGTGCCTTACGCGCTAAGCCATCACTCACGAAACTATTTCTGCTCATTGAATTGGTAATTTTAATAATTTTACCTCATAAAAATGTTGCAAAGAGACTAAAATGTAACACATGAAGTGCTGGGTCACAAAAAATTTACCGAGGGCTGCTAAATCCAAGAGGAAAACAAATTTATGTGTACTACAAGCTCCCGGCGTGCAGTGGTATCGCAGGCTGGTTATAAGGCTACAATGGATTTCTTCTTTCATCAACCAGAAACATACGACGCATTTCTTTAGATTTATTTATCTGCAAATTTAGTTGCCAGCTGACCTTCGTCACTGGTGACACAAGGCAATAGAGCGATTCCCTCTCAGTACGCACTGATATTTTTGAGTTGCAATGCTGTAATGCCCTACAGCCTTATTtatctgcctctctctctctctatttctgcgtgtgcatgtgtgtgcgtgtgtatacgTGTTCTTGCGTGTTTTTTATGGGCAGTAGGGTTCCAGATCGCAGACAAGCTTGCTTTTTACGCATTGAAAACAAGTACTTAAGAGCTTTCTTAAACATAAAATACAATAAGAGCTTTCTCAAACATACAATATAATAACGTAAAACTTAAAAAAAGAGCCAGACAAACTATCGAATTTTCCCGGTGTTTGTTAGTGTGTATGAAACCTAAACCGAATTCGTAAGTAACCAAAATTTCTTCCTACTACCAGTTGTTACGCACATACATAATTAAATGTAGATCGACAAACAGTTTGTAACGTCAGGGTTCTTAAAATGTTCTTAACACGAGCTGTGATGTCACCACTCTTGAGAATAGATGGATGTCGTCATCTTTCGTTTGACAATTAGGGCCCACATATTCGCGCGtaagaaacaaacaaaccaacaaacaaaaaaggaaacgCTTACATCACCACTAGACATAATTCCAGCAAATCCCGGTAATGGTCACAACACTAGGGAACGCAGCTGGCCAGTGACACTGAAAACTCCCGAAAGTGAAGCTTCGTTATTTCAATTGGTTGTGCCAAGCTCTCAAAATCTCTTTCGTAAATGCGTTTTCCCATTGGTTCCCCGGCTTCACTAATATTCCGGCATCGCGATCGGTTGAACTATTTTCTTACGAAAAACTTTATCGCAAGGACGCTTTTTGTGTGACCCGCTGTGGCGGCATAGTGGTTTCGGTGCTTCACTGCTGATTGCAAGGTCGAGGGCTCGAATTCCGACCGCGGTGACCGCACTCCAATGAATATTGAAATGCTGTAGAGGCCCGTGTGTTTAGGTGCTCACCAAAGACGTcaaggcggtcaaaatttccggcagCATCCAAAACGATGTAAAGCGATCACATGATCGTTTTCCGACGTAACACGACAACAATTAGGGCGCTTTTTTTGGCGAATGCGAACCGATATGAACATGAGCAAGCCACTCACCGCTCGGAAACTGTGTTGCCGCGTGTCCCAGCGACGACTGAACCGGTATAGGGCGTGGACGGTCGATTCCCTCGCCAGGCAACAACAGGTGAGAcgaggaagtgaaaaaaaaaatggaaggaaGAGACACCGTCCAGCTCGTTGAAGGTCAGGTGCTACTACTGCTATCGGCGAGAAGGTCGACGGGAAAATGTAATGGGCGCCGAAAATATACGTGGGTCTCGTTTGTGGAGAGAACGCGAATACATGTGGCAAGGAGGGTTCCGTTAGGtctgagagaaagaaataaagaaagaaggaaaggaagagagaaagaaaggccgCCTTTTTGCGTCGCCACTGACGAAATATTCGCGCGTGTGCAAGGCACAGAGGTATATTGTATAGCAGGAGCTTCTGTGTACATACTTCTACATGTCGCGCCACTTCCGTTTTATTCTCTATGGAGCATCGCGTAACCTGTGCCTAGTGCCCTTTGTGCAACAGGTATACGCATCGATCCACATAgctaagaaaaataaaacaaactgaAAGTTGGTCCTTGTGTAAACGTTTCCCTGCGTGACATTTGCGCGTCTTTAATGCATCGCTAATGTACAGGACTGTACGGGTAACCATGTGTGCGAATCAAATGTAAGTTTTTTAGAGAAAACGAAACCACTTGAGAATGTCGAGTTGAATACTCACTCTTTATAAATAACTTGAAATGAACAGGTTCCGTGTACTTCATTTTGCAATGGAATAGTTTCTCCACGGTATTTATTACATGAATTGCTGCACGTATAATGCATATTCGTTTAGTTATGCTGCTAGTTATACGGCTTGGGAAAATACCTGTGCAGTATATTCTTCTTTATAAGAATTTTGCAGCCTTAGAAGGGAAGATTTTTATAAAAAATCTTGTTTTAGTGAGTCCTCTATGATTATTAAACTATAGGTAGGAATTGAATGTATACATTTCGAAGACACTGTCAACGCGTACGTTTTATTCTTAAGGGTGCCATGTCATTTGAGATTGAACCAAACGTACTTGGAAAATTCAGCGCAAACCAGACCGGACTCTCATTTAGTGCAGAGTTGCCATTTCCACTTATAATATGCGTATTTGGGTTTGTATTTTTGCCTAGTTTTTTGTCGAATTTTCCAGTTGCTTGTCGCATTTCTTGGAGGTTATTTACAGTTTTCCAGCAAATAGTTATTTTAGTGACCATTGCGTTCACCAATAGCGTGTTTGATGAAGGTCTTGCGCGGTTGAATGTTCAAGTCAAACCTACGTCGGCAGAATGTGTTGCATCGCAGCTGGGGCGGGAGGGGGAGGTGTCGCTGATGTAGCTCGGGAAGGGGACAATTGGTGGTATGATACGAGtggggcaagtgccccttttgcaacCACCTGCCGACGCCCGTGAGTGAAGTCACATATGCCATCATGTCAATCGGAAAAAGAAAATCAAGGTTGCTGAGCCCCATGCCTCGTGGCGTCCTTACATAACTGGAACAAGAGCTGAAAAGTGACCGCCTGGCTGAGCTGAGCCGAGGACGCTTCGGCGTTCGTAGTTTAAAGAGTTGTAGCCCTTTTATCGAAATAAAAGTTGCAGATCACTATAAGCGTTAAGATACCACTTACCCAAAGTCTTTAGGAAATCGTCGAAAAACTATCGCGAAGCGAAATTCACGCGCTGATGAAGAAACATCGGATCATGATTGCAAATAAATGATTTACTCACGCTTAACGTGTACCGAAAGTGGCGCAGACTGACAAGGAGCAATCGATGGTTAATGAAGTGCGAGTAGAGGCGATGCATTTGGATATTTTACATGCGATTCCTAAAAGTGCAATAGGCTTGTATATAAGTATATAATTATCACCACCGAGTTTGAGCACAACTGTTAATTAAGCCATTTTCCATTCATTCGGGAGGCGAGAGCGGCCAAGGCAATGAGTACTGTAGCACTAAGAAAGCAAGAAACAAAGTAAGGCCGAGTCAACTTTAAGAACTTACacgca
The sequence above is drawn from the Rhipicephalus microplus isolate Deutch F79 chromosome 3, USDA_Rmic, whole genome shotgun sequence genome and encodes:
- the LOC119173715 gene encoding glutathione S-transferase Mu 4, whose translation is MAPTYGYWDLRGLGQPIRNLLVYKGVQFDDKRYKFGAAPDYDREEWLKEKFTLGLQFPNLPYYIDGDVKMTQSMAIIRYLARKHDLAGRNEKETQELDMLEQQARDLAWNLVMAVLSPTYPESRRKYEENMENVLRPWDELLQGKLWVLGDRLTYVDFLAYEALDWNYELNASVFQGFPILVAYLKRFEELPNIRQYFSSGKYSKYPMLGPMVKWGFKKH